The following is a genomic window from Cupriavidus basilensis.
AACGAAATAGTCGCGTGTCACCAGCTGGCCGCCCCACCAGCCCGACTCGATGCGCTCAGGCGGTGAGACGATACGCAGTGGCGATCCGTAGAAGGGACGGTGGTCGCGTTCAATCAGCGGCACCGGCTTGCCGAGCAGCCAAACAGGACGTGGCAGGCCTGCGGGCAACGTTGCGCTGGGCGGCTTGTCAGTGGCAGACTGCCAGCTGTTGGCGACTTCCGGGCGGTAGTCTGCACGCAAGCACGGTTGGCGGACATTGTCAGCGCCGAGGCGTGCCACCAGCAACTCAAGCAGGCGTGCATGGTCCGCCGGCGTGCCGCCCGGTTCTGGAAACAATGAATCGCTGGGGGGTGCCACCGGCTCGGTCTCGATGGCAGACACCGCGACGGCAATCATCGGCGCCTCGACAGTCAGCCGCGTCAGACGCTCTTTGAGCAGGCGAACCAAATGCTCTTCATGCCAGTTGGGCTCGGCCAGCGCAATCTCAATCTTCGTTGGTGCGATGGCAGCGGGGCCGCGCTCGTGGCGCAGTTCGACCGCAAACCGCTTGATGGCCAGGTGCCGGGCGGTTAGCCAGCCGACCATCTGTACCAGCAAGCCGCGAGTGTAGGCAAGGGCGGACTCAGCGTTGTCCATCCTATCCGGAAGATCCACCGCGGCGTCAAACGATGGGGGAGCTTCGACCCATTCGAAGACTTCAGGTGCTTCCCCATGGGCGCGATCCAACGCCTCAAGGATGGCGGCGCCGCATCGGCGCTGCAGGCCTGCGCGCGGCAGCCGGCGCAGGTCTCCTAGCGTCCGACAGCCGAGTCCGTCCAGCCACTCATCAAACGGCCGCGCCGCCGGCAGGATCGCAACGGGGATGCCGACCAGCGCTCGCACCAATGTGGGCATACTTAATGCC
Proteins encoded in this region:
- a CDS encoding Y-family DNA polymerase; the encoded protein is MLRLWICLRLSSLPLEVFRPNWSTELAVAVLDRERVHMASPLAIAAGVKPAMRRGGVQTIAPQTILFDRDGCAELAALERVMMAMLQFSPNVAASEEAAVLVDISTTLRLFGGVRKLRQRMLAAVRAMGFSPVAGCAPTAEGAWLLARSGGGTALSMPTLVRALVGIPVAILPAARPFDEWLDGLGCRTLGDLRRLPRAGLQRRCGAAILEALDRAHGEAPEVFEWVEAPPSFDAAVDLPDRMDNAESALAYTRGLLVQMVGWLTARHLAIKRFAVELRHERGPAAIAPTKIEIALAEPNWHEEHLVRLLKERLTRLTVEAPMIAVAVSAIETEPVAPPSDSLFPEPGGTPADHARLLELLVARLGADNVRQPCLRADYRPEVANSWQSATDKPPSATLPAGLPRPVWLLGKPVPLIERDHRPFYGSPLRIVSPPERIESGWWGGQLVTRDYFVAEAKDHTCYWIFQERMGSREGDEARWYLHGLFG